GGGCagatagagaaagaaataattgTCATGGTCATGTAGCAAAAAGGTCAAAACACCAAAGTGAAGTGACAAAACACTCCACTCGTTGGTCTAGTGGGAAGAGCAAAGACAGTAACCATCAGGAGAATTCCGACGAGTGGTCTGATGGGGGCAGAAATGGACAAAAGGAGCATTCTTCTGCTGAAGTCTCAGAACATAGAATGAAAGGGGTATCTCTGGATGACAATAGAAACAGTACGAGTAAATGCAGTGGAGCTGATGGATATCAATCGGATAGAGAAAAACACCATAGTCGTATGGTGAGAAGCTCAAGACACCAGAGCAAGGTAAGGTCCATGGATGATCTTGGGGATGGTAAAGAGTCGAATAGGGATGAAGACAGAGACAGACATGATCATCCCAGAAAGAAAAGGTCGAGACCCCATAGCAGGTCCTCTGAGTTATCAGATGATTATCAAGATGATAGGTATAGGACACGCGATACTGATTTGAAGGATGATTGGTTAGACGAGAACAAGGAAAGACATCAAAGGCATAAAAGGAGACATTCAAGACGCAGTGAACAAGAGATTTCGGATGATGAAGAGATATCTGCAAAAAGGTTGAAAGAGAAGTCTTATAGTGACGAAACAGAAATAGATAAATCTCACCTGAAAGGAAAGCCAGTTGGTCGTCGCTCGAGCAGACAAAGCCACTCAAGCAGAAAGAGTATTGAAACAAATTGTAGTGTAGAGAGTTTGAATCTGAGCGAAAATTATGAGTTCAATTATGTGGACAGTGATACGAGATGCAAAGACATTGAGGAAACTAATGAGCAGGATCGCTGGAAACCTGAAAGTCCTGATAGGCTGGAACTCTACTAGAAAATCTATTTGTATAGAAGAGATGATTCTGGCAGTCCAGTCTGATTCGAAAAGATGTAATTAACACAACAGGATCGCAGATAGAATGAATAAGTCGAAGAAGGATGTGGAATTCATTGCAGAGATGCTTCTGGAACGCCATGATTTTACTGAACAAAGATTATATATCTCAAGTTGTTGGGACAAGAAATCTGCAGAGATGCTTTAACCTGCATATTGAAGAATCCTTAGGTATTAAACAACGCATGGTAACAAAATGGCATGAAGAGAAagccaatatatatatatatatatatatatatatatatatatatatattacttggGAGGAAGCAGTGGATTGTTCTTTTTCCCTATCTCTTCTATCTTCTAGTCAAGCTCCGGACAACATCGATGTTGTGTATTTAGGAAGTAAGTGGTTAATCAATTGGCTTgaaatagttagttttatcTGTAAATGCAGTTTTGATTGTAAAAAGATGCCAGCAAAAGTTCCTGCGTTCTAGCTTCTGGTAGCATGCAGGTCAATGATAGTACTTCCTAACATACATTTCTGATTTCTCTAGTCGCTTTAACATCCTAAACATCTAATTACATTtaaatctttgtttttgtGTTTAATCTTTGACAGCATATTGGTATGCACGGTTAAAATTGTCCCTCTACGTATACACAATGccgaaaagaaaaagaaaagctatgATTAAGCCGCAAGGAGGTGATATGTGGAGAGTAAGATCCCTAAcggtttttattttatttattttaaagagcatatttatttatttttaaatataaagaatagaaaattttGCTCGAGTATAATggtctttttataaattaaataactgctgtagaaaggaaatgaaaaatatttttggaatAAATGACGGTCAttagaaggaaagaaaaattatattttaagaaataaaattaaaaataataaatattaattaataaaatgtataGAAACTTGTagtgtattaattaaaataataatagataataaaaaatttagttcttCAAATatagagaggtatatttattatttattttatatttatgttgaAGTTTTATTTGGAAATGCCATAATGTGGGTAAATCTTGAATTTGGAGAACTTCTTAGGTAAATTAGTTACAAATAAGTGgtaataaatagattaatcaatataaatggtacacttaataaataatatcacatattaatgtataaattattttgtataaaaataacatgataGATTAAGactatctaaaaatttatgatttctcCTTCAACTTTTATTGAGTTTGAACCCATTCTAGGGTTAACGTTTTAGTTGGATGTTAAAAGTAAGCTGCATAATTATCATCTACGTAtgcaaaaaaaatatgtatgttaacagataattagttttaacaacaaaattttgaatctaatttaaaagttctaaaagaattagtaaCTTGGCAAGATATATATCTCTATTCCTTAATTACCacactttttaataattttatcttattattttaaaacgtttaaataaacatttatatttttaatatatttttcaataacgatttttgaaattttacaataaGAAAGATGATATGGCAAGTTGACTGTGcatgctaaaaaataataattataaatcaacaaaataatatattttagactCAATAATATGGTCATTAAAAATCTTACACATGTAcatcattttatatatcttacatctaaatatagtaaattatttattgattcgctaatttttctttaaataaacaaaactaatttttttattgtaaaattttaaaaattgttattaaaaaatatttttaaaataaattaaaaatataaatatttattttaaaataataaaatataattattaaaaaatataaaatttagaatttaattagcaATTAAACTTCAATAGAAACTTTTATATGCAGGATCAAAACTTTAATCTGTGTATTtactcataataaataaatgttatGGTGATGtgaaatttacttttttgaatgattatattaatatatattactttacTCATTGACATATACAACAAACCTAATTAATCGCCCACTTTATCAAACTTTATGCAGTGCGGTCTTTAAAAAggacaaaacaaaagaagtcaaGAAAGCAGTCACCACGCAGAGACTTTTAATCTTTTGGAATAGGAATAATGAATGTATTTACCTTCAACTTTacacatttttataattctatcctaaactcaagttattaataatttgCTATATAAATCTATACCaatgattataataatattatacttttactaaatttttatttatctaaatcTTTCTAGATATATagttttactaattttttattttttatgtataattaaaaataataaaatgacaacgatattatgaataaatggagtgttttaaaatatcaaaattcatTGGTCTTTACCAGATAAGATAatgagtatttatttataacattaaaatttattgttttattttgagaaaaaagaaaaaaaattctgatGTTTTAACTTAAATGCTTagttatctttaattttatttttttatatactcttttttttgtcattatctctttttttaataaaaaataatgaattttaataactCTTTTCTATGTTATTTCCAATTcattgttattaattatataaaaaaaatagataaacaaAGATATACTTCTAAAaagaattagataaaattttaaccatttgcaaaattcatataataagtTGTTACTAAttcaaattagaataaaattgaaaaattgtAAAGTTTTGATTCaggagttttttttatttatgtattatttataacaaataaatattgatgtgtaattcatttattttttaaaatttattatattttatttaaataattatattaatatattactttaCTCATTGAGTTGTACAACTGACCTAATTATTGCCcagtctttttattttttataaccaAAGAAGTTAAAGAATGTAATCAGcaatcaaatattatttaatcttttataataGGGATAATGGTTTTATCTATCTTGAActttatacatttttataattttattttaattttaaattaataacaattttgctatataaattttgtaaatgtttataattttatttatctctttttagATGTGTGGCTTTGATaatctttcattttctacatataattaaaaataataaaataacaattatataaaaaatagtgttaaaatatcaaaattcatTTGTCTTTGCGAGATACAATAAAACTCATTGTTTTATCATGTGAAACACAATGATCTGAATGTTTTAACCTAAACATTTTATCTTAAgttagatttttctttcatttggtttttagctttcttgaaaataaatttaacaatatttgtttatcttttttctttttgttaaaaattttaaatttttttacgctattttcatctcattatttttaattacacgtaaaaataacatataaataagaatatatttaagaGATTTGTATAAAATGATAACCATTCAGAAAGTTTATTtagtaagttattattaatttgaaattagaaCAAAATTGGAAGAATATATAAAGTTAAGGATAAACAGAATCATTATCCTTTAGAATATTAGGAATAGATATATATCCATGGTGCTGTTTTTCCAACAAAATCTGATTCATTGAAAACAGTTCAGTCATGGAAGACACAAAAGAGCAAGAGCTAGGGAATGATGGTGAGCTCCAAGAATTGCTTTCATCTCTTCCTAAAGAGAGAAACTGGGAGGGAAGCACTCTTCTTCTATACAAAGGTTTTTGGTATCCTCTATTTGCATTTAAAGCTTTAATTTCCTTCCAGAAACACTTCCATGCTCATGATAAAGATATAATTGTCGCCAGCATGCCCAAATCAGGCACTACTTGGTTGATTTCTCTTGTTTACATGATCATAAACCGCAGTCTTTATGCCTTTAAACTTAATGAATGCCCTTTGCTCACTTCAAATCCTCATGATCTTATTCCTTTTCTAGAACTCAATCTCTACTTGAAAAACCAGCGCCCTGATCTTGAAGCTATTCCCGACCCAAGAACATTTACTACGCATACACCTTATAGCTCCTTGCCAACTTCCATTATTGATTCCAATTGTAAGATTGTTTATGTGTGTAGAAATCCTATGGATCAGTTCATCTCCTATTGGCGATTTTTGCTCAAGATTAAACCCATTACTGATGATCAAACTTCTCTGGAGAAAGCATTCGAGATGCACTACAAGGGAATCCATAGCTTTGGACCCTTTTGCAATCATGTTTTAGAATATTGGAAAGCAAGTCAAGAAAATCCTGACAAAGTCTTGTTCTTGAAATATGAAGAGCTCAAAGAAGACATCATAGGATGCACGAAAAAGCTGGCTGAGTTCCTGGGATTTCCCTTTTCAAAGGACGAAGAGGAACAAGGTATTGTAGAAGAAATAACGAGAATTTGTAGCTTCGAAAACCTCAAGAATTTGGATGTGAACAAGAATGGTAAGCGCCCTTCTGGAGCTCCAAACGATGCCTTTTTCAGGAAAGGCGAGGTGGGAGATTGGAGCAATCATTTGACACCTTCAATGGCAGAGCGTATGATCAATCTTCTTCAGGAAAAGTTGAAGGGCTCTGGTTTGAGTTTCGATCTATCCTGCAAAGTCCAGAAAAAAGCCTAGCTCTGCAAGCCTGGTGAGGGTTCTCTGCtgtatatatgtgtgtgtgtgtgtcaTATCACGTTGCTGCATGCATTATCTAGCCTATTTCTATACATGCATATGCTCTGGCTTCCATGGCTTTATATCCTTCAATCCTGAATAAGAGATCCGTTAAAGATCATGGTGTAATATTTAGACTATCCAGTACAAGGCCAGGGGAGACCAACAATCAATCAAATATGACTCGATGTGTGTTCTTATTGTTTCTTAATCActtatgtttttgtttttcactATGAATCTGTTTTCTTTATATAGTTGATGTTGAAGGTTGAATACTATCAGTTTCTGTATTTTATCATCAGAATACGATAAGAAATTAGATAAGCTGAGAAAGGTATTGTTGCTTCTTGGAGTTGCAAAATCTTCAGAAAGATGAGTACATAATGAAACAATTTTCAGGTTTAATCCAGCAAAACCTATACAAAAGCATAATCTATAATGAAGTGATTCCACCAACACCGCCAATATATAAAGAGTTAGTAGACAAGATTTTAAGGTAGGGACTTTTGTAGGCTTGGCTTCTGCTTGTGCAATTTTAGTTAAACTccaattttaactaaataatccATCACCTGCAAATGGGTGATATCGAATTAATATCAGTGACTGTATTTTTAAGCACTAGGATTAAATTGTgctaaatgaaaaattagagtaagttaataatactaaaatagtTATTTGATGACAGAAGCCATTATTAAATTGTGCtgaagtttaaaaaaaattgctctaatttaataaaaacttattttgttttgattttgataattattgtTAAGTTCAAAGACtaaattaagattttctattaatcaaaATGTTTAAGCAAATCGACTAATCCACAACATAATTAAAAGTGAGTGACCATTAAATTCGACTATTAGATAAGAGGTATCATAATGTTAGTACAGTCAAAATAGAGGTGGGTGAAAGATAAATATTGATgaagaataacaaaaagagAGCAAGAAGAGAGGCAATTAGgggttttcattttttttctataattagtatttttttattggataAAGAATGAACCAttggatttaaaatttttaatattatttttagattaaacaattaatgaatatttaattatttaatactaaCATTAAGAGTGGGATTAGGTGACATAAACTTATACAATGTGTAATTATTTGCATAGTGGGTTTAGGTGACATAGAATATGTAAGTATCTGCATAGAGTTTTTATCTTTCCGCGAACTGACTTGAAGTCTTCCTTAGTGGGATGATTGCATTCATAGTGCTCCAGTCATGTCCTGATTTTTACTTGAATCATTAAGGACTTTTGCTAAAAAACAAaaccataaaaattattgaggACCATTTTGTCTCTACATAGAGGGGTGATCGGTTGTAGTAATTTCTATTGGACGTGATCATACAAGTATTTCCTGACTCTGGAATGTTCATAGAGCtatagttaatttaaaataggATTTAAGTATGTTATTACAATACCAACTTTGAAACTAAATGAAAAACCCTCAATCAAAGTATGATTTggatagcctcgtagaagatgtaaatatttcaaaagatCATCCCTCATGAGTCAAATTCAGaccattttaatttaatagaagcACATCTTACTATTAGGCAGGTGGTTGTTCCGAAAAATATTTGACTTCTAAAAAAgtgtataataataataagttatttaCGTTATAGAGTATCCAATGAAAAATAATCTGTGTAAATAACGTAAGTTTATAACATATAATGTATATACTTTCAAAGCATTTTTTTGCTTTGCTCTCTTCATTTCATAAACCCCATATTACCTTCATGAACCCCAATTACCAATTTTTAGGCAATTTATGTGCTGCACCCCAGTCTATTTTACAGTGTGGTCCGGAGGCAGAGCCATGTGTGCGGGTGTGTCCAGCtcttttaggttttttttttttaaatttaaattctaaattataataaaataaattataaatatttagtatttataaagattaatttttatctacACGTTATACAAttgtcataattattttgactttaaataataatataaattaaatttatagataaaattaaataaaattttaatatttataattaattatagtacttttataaataataaataatttttttatacataaactaaattttatgtgttaaaaataaatacatatgtcAAAATGTGTCAAAATATAGTAACGCATACATgccaaaagaattttatatctcaaaatttaatattatatatatatatatatatatatttgtattataggtaagtaaaaagtaaaaattaacataattgattatatatactatattttttttgttaatcatactccaaaaaattaaaaattgatatactttccgtaaataattaaataaattatttattaaaactatataatatagttttaagaactcctcatatattaaaattttataatattagtggatgaaactaatttttggtatatttgacatttaaaaaaatttcatccaTATGTAATTGATAATCCATAATCAAAAGTATTACATTTTTGTAATAGACATCAACATTCATCATTcataagataatttttattttttacaataaTATTGTTCATTTTGTATtctatcaatttttaaatgcttattattttagtggaggatattcatcatttatgatctacattttcattaatttattcttatcATCAGTTATAactttatatatgttttttaaaTCACTATGAActatttgttttcaaataaaaatgatgttGATTCtagatttttacttttatgatgtatattgaaatatttctataattgatataaacatttattatttatagacatgatatttataaataacaaataaaaaaatcaagttaaaattattttaaatttttatattatggtacaaataatttttaaataaaataataaatatttaacatttaaataataaaaatttaatatatatttaatgaacgAGTCAGACTTCTTATGTATATATTGTATCTGACCGGTGGTTCAATATAATGTCCCAATTTGTATTGAAAAAACAATGGAAAGATTTTGAGCTCAAAACCCAAAAATGAGCTACTTGAAAAAATGCACCTGGGTTCGTATTGAAGACGATTGGGAAAGGTGACCATCCTTTTCTAGAGCCTTGTGATTTTCACCATCCACCCTAATAATCTCCCCATTTTCGTACCCAGTGTTTGCCTAACAGAATTGTCAAAACATACAAATATTTggcttttatttattgtgtATTAGCTCgattaatgaaaacaaaaatagaacGATTACAAGGGGTTAGCAACTTCTTTGCTTCTTCCTCAGGCAGCCTCATTATAGAAGCCGCCCATGTCGAAAACAGAGAAGAGAAATGATAGTTTTCGGTGCATAGGTGCAATTGGGTTTTGCTTTTTTCTTGGTTtgataattgaaattattattatattacatatacatacataAATCACCTAATAAGCGATAAAGAGTGTCATATTCCTATCccataaaaatatacatatgaGCTGTAGTGGGCTGATTCTCTATAATCTTATATCAGCTAAAAGAAGTGAGTGTGGATACATAAAGTAGCACGTTTCTATAAAtcactattattttataaaaaaaaaatatcatgtTCATAACTTGCATGTGTTATTAACCacaaaaaaagtatttaacGTGAGTATAATAAAGAAGAAGTTTCGGGCCACTATTtcgttttaaaaaaaaaattatttttatgattaaaaaaatatttttatagtcttttttaataatttttatttatataattttctttacaaatttcatccaaaaaatattaaaaatatacctacaacttactaaagagtaaattttttaaaatttgcactattgtaattcaattttttattttatatttttcaaaaattacatcagaaaaaatatattaaaaagtatatttaaaaatgctaaaaatttatttattttaacttatgttattacaaatttttattttagaatttcatctaaaaaagatattaaatatataaatatatttttaatttatattattgtgaattcagtttttattttatataagatatcaaaaagataatattttaagtgaAATCAACTAAATAAggtagatttttattatttttattttacattttatattttaggaaTTGAATGATATTATATGCTTTTTATAACGACTATTGTGTTTTGAAGATTAAGATATGtgtttcaaaatatatatcataatatattaaatataatttaaaatatataaaaatataattaaaataaaattaaaaatatatttgataataataacaatatattaaaagaataccaataaaatataaaaaatatactataatgcttatacaaataaatttcttttttaaaaagcgtaaataaaaagcttttctcAATAAATGACAGCAGCTTtatcaaagaatattaatgtaaaaaagatcagatataaagagaaaaagtttatatagaaaaaaggttgagaatttttctttaaacagAAAATCCAAACGAATAGGAAAACTGGCCAATCAGTTTTAATTcctaatttctatattttaattatccaTTTTTGtactttatcaatttttttaatttcttaaattattttaattcagaattacataaaattataaaaatatttgattaaagtcagaaattaaaaaaaataataatttcaacaACAACTGAAATTGCAATATCTAAAATGTGTTCGGCACAAAATTAGTTTCCATCCAGAGATTTGTATACAATCAAGAAAACGATCAATCAAAAAGAGCTGATTTTTCAttcacaaaaaaaagaaaaagaaaaaaagaactgaACTTTCTTCTCCTTTAATGGTAATCGATACCTCAATTATTGTATAAGTTATCTAGGCGGATGACGTGGCATTGAACCTTCTTTTTTgttcatattttctttatgaacaaaaaataaaacaatgaaatggtttaatatatttataaaaaatatattcatatttattaaacgATTATCATTAAACATTAGAAAATTTTCTAACTgcatcattaaatatatatatatatatatatatatatatcataatatatataaaaaataatacgtatatataattattttatactatagcattagaaaattaatacatatttcacatttatcaatcatttgatatatatatatatatatataaaagtaagtcattatctaaatattaatatttttatttttatttttttaaaaatatcgaataattttttttatttaaaatatttatatatatataaaaatatcatatgtCATGTCATACTTGATCTCTTTAATCTAAATTTACTGTAAATAAactgaatatatatatatatatatatatatatatatatatatatatataataaaaaattaaaaaaaggaaagacatgaaaagatttaaaatgaaatgttAAAGTTGAAATCGGTATTCTCAACTTGTGAAACGTATCGATTTATTAATGTAGAATAGATTTagaatgtttatttattttttataaaattataaataaatttttatcgtAATCATATACATACATTTT
The nucleotide sequence above comes from Ricinus communis isolate WT05 ecotype wild-type chromosome 6, ASM1957865v1, whole genome shotgun sequence. Encoded proteins:
- the LOC8262578 gene encoding cytosolic sulfotransferase 15, whose protein sequence is MEDTKEQELGNDGELQELLSSLPKERNWEGSTLLLYKGFWYPLFAFKALISFQKHFHAHDKDIIVASMPKSGTTWLISLVYMIINRSLYAFKLNECPLLTSNPHDLIPFLELNLYLKNQRPDLEAIPDPRTFTTHTPYSSLPTSIIDSNCKIVYVCRNPMDQFISYWRFLLKIKPITDDQTSLEKAFEMHYKGIHSFGPFCNHVLEYWKASQENPDKVLFLKYEELKEDIIGCTKKLAEFLGFPFSKDEEEQGIVEEITRICSFENLKNLDVNKNGKRPSGAPNDAFFRKGEVGDWSNHLTPSMAERMINLLQEKLKGSGLSFDLSCKVQKKA